A genomic stretch from Microtus pennsylvanicus isolate mMicPen1 chromosome 11, mMicPen1.hap1, whole genome shotgun sequence includes:
- the Smyd4 gene encoding protein-lysine N-methyltransferase SMYD4 isoform X5 — protein MHEAQASRPFSCENGFFFYKIGGVSHSRPNTEDISLCYANRSAALFHLGQYEACLKDIVRADMHGYPERLQPKMMLRKTECLVNLGRLQEARQTITDLESSLAAKPTLVPSSHQILQRNLHHLKMKIQEKESLPETFPAALTRAFEDMALEEENKEISGASLSVSLHMDPLKGRHLVATKDILPGELLVKEDAFVSVLNPGEMPPLHHGLETKWDTRVNNGDLYCHRCLKHTLATVPCGGCSYARYCSQECMQEAWECYHSTECPLGGLLLVLGVFCHVALRMTLLTRFEDVDRVIRMLCDETGHKDTCLPENKNPVKTFRYTDQRESEENSKIGEPPVPGCNVNGKYESNYNAVFSLLPHTEKHSPEHRFICAISVSALCRQLKTASIQAQTMSSKWKAVSPGLCADLTTWGLAMLRHMLQLQCNAQAITSIQHTGSEESIVTNSRQVRLATGIFPVVSLLNHSCSPNTSVSFTGTVATIRAAQHIRKGQEIVHCYGPHQSRMGVAERQQKLRSQYFFDCSCPACHTETLRVAVEPRWEAFCCNACSALMQGNDVLSCSNESCRESVSRAHLASRLQDLQQQVCEAQKLLRNGKLEQAVQQLLGCREAAESFLSAEHTMVGEIEDGLAQAHAALGDWWKSAAHIQKSVRVVEARHGPSSVEIGHELFKLAQVLFNGLAVPEALSAIRKAEKILLVHCGPESPEVQELREMKSCLLDLSIPVGPSV, from the exons ATGCATGAAGCccaag CCAGCCGGCCTTTCTCCTGTGAGAATGGATTCTTCTTCTACAAAATTGGG GGAGTGTCGCATTCCAGGCCTAACACTGAGGATATTTCACTGTGCTATGCCAATCGCTCTGCAGCCCTCTTCCATCTGGGTCAGTATGAA gCATGTCTTAAAGACATAGTGAGAGCAGATATGCATGGGTATCCTGAAAGACTGCAACCCAAGATGATGCTGCGCAAGACAGAGTGCCTGGTGAACCTCGGGAGACTGCAGGAGGCGAGGCAAACCATCACTGATCTTGAAAGCAGCCTCGCTGCCAAGCCAACGCTGGTGCCTTCCTCTCACCAGATTCTGCAGAGGAACCTCCATCACCTGAAAATGAAGATCCAAGAGAAGGAGAGTCTCCCAGAAACCTTCCCAGCAGCTCTCACCAGAGCGTTTGAGGATATGGCCCTGgaggaagagaacaaagagatTTCTGGGGCATCGTTGTCTGTCAGCTTACACATGGACCCTTTGAAAGGCCGCCATCTAGTTGCCACAAAAGACATTCTCCCGGGAGAACTCCTGGTGAAGGAAGATGCTTTTGTAAGTGTCCTTAACCCAGGAGAAATGCCACCACTGCACCATGGCCTAGAGACCAAGTGGGATACCAGAGTTAACAATGGAGACCTCTACTGTCACCGATGTCTGAAGCACACTTTGGCCACAGTACCCTGTGGCGGGTGCAGCTATGCCAGGTATTGCAGCCAGGAATGTATGCAGGAGGCATGGGAGTGCTACCATAGCACAGAGTGTCCTCTGGGGGGGCTGCTTCTTGTGCTTGGGGTCTTCTGCCATGTTGCCCTGAGGATGACTCTGTTAACCAGATTTGAAGATGTTGACAGAGTTATAAGGATGCTTTGTGATGAGACTGGTCACAAAGATACCTGTTTACCTGAAAACAAGAATCCGGTCAAGACATTTAGGTACACAGATCAGAGGGAGAGTGAAGAGAACAGCAAAATAGGTGAACCCCCAGTTCCTGGATGTAATGTCAATGGCAAGTATGAAAGTAATTATAACGCTGTCTTCAGCCTTCTGCCTCATACTGAGAAACATAGCCCGGAACACAGATTCATCTGCGCCATCAGTGTCTCTGCCCTGTGCAGGCAGCTCAAAACAGCCAGCATTCAGGCCCAAACCATGTCCTCCAAGTGGAAAGCAGTGAGCCCAGGATTGTGTGCAGATTTGACTACTTGGGGACTAGCCATGCTGCGGCACATGCTGCAGCTGCAGTGCAATGCCCAGGCGATAACCTCCATCCAGCACACAG GGTCTGAAGAGAGCATCGTGACCAACAGCAGGCAGGTCCGCCTTGCCACAGGCATCTTTCCTGTCGTCAGCCTCCTGAACCACTCCTGCAGCCCCAACACGAGTGTGTCCTTCACTGGCACTGTCGCCACCATCCGGGCAGCACAGCACATCAGAAAGGGACAAGAGATTGTGCACTGCTATG GGCCACATCAGAGCCGCATGGGTGTTGCTGAGAGGCAGCAGAAGCTGAGGTCACAGTACTTCTTTGACTGTAGCTGTCCAGCCTGTCACACTGAGACACTCAGAGTGGCTGTAGAGCCCAGGTGGGAAGCCTTCTGCTGCAACGCATGCAGCGCACTCATGCAG GGAAACGATGTGCTGAGCTGCAGCAACGAATCTTGCAGAGAATCTGTCAGCAGGGCCCACCTGGCCTCCCGCCTCCAGGACCTTCAGCAGCAGGTGTGTGAGGCCCAGAAGCTTCTCAGAAATGGGAAACTAG AGCAAGCTGTCCAGCAGTTGTTGGGGTGCCGGGAGGCTGCCGAGAGCTTCTTGTCCGCAGAGCACACCATGGTGGGGGAGATTGAAGATGGGCTGGCGCAGGCGCATGCTGCCTTAG GAGACTGGTGGAAGTCTGCTGCCCACATACAGAAGAGTGTCCGTGTGGTTGAAGCTCGCCATGGGCCATCCAGTGTTGAAATCGGCCATGAACTCTTCAAGCTGGCCCAAGTCCTATTCAACGG